Below is a genomic region from Bacillota bacterium.
TGCTCCCGCGAGCCGAAGAACTTGTGAATCTGCTTATAGAGCTGCCCGCCGGGTTCCAACTGCTCATCCATGACCAGCACCTGGGCACCCTTGCGGGCAGCTTCGACAGATGCCGCCAGGCCTGCCGGCCCTGCTCCCACTACGGCGATCTGGACTTCACGCATGGTCATCACCGCATTTCTCCAGCCCCATTTGGGTTCTCACATCCATGCCGTCCCTGGCCGGGGTGACACAGGTCCTAACGTTAGAAACCCCGTCAACTATCATCACACAGTCAGTACACCTGCCAATAGCGCAGAAAACACCTCTTGGCTCCCCCCGGAGGGCAGTCTTGCGAAGCGCAAGGAATCCAGCGGCCATGAGGGCGGCTGCCACAGGCTCCCCCTCTAGGGCCGGGATCTCACGGCCGTCCCACCTGATGGTTATGGGTTTGCCCTTCTTGACTTCGAGGATAGGGTGTTGAGAGACTCTCAATTCGGCTCGGCGCCTCCTTATCAACATCAACAGTGAATGGCCTTCCCGTTGAAAAGCCCCATGCACTCCTTCACGGATTCGGAGACTGTAGGATGCGGGTGGATAAGGGTGGCCATTTCCTCGTAGGTAGCCTCCAGGGAAATCGCGGCAGTCACTCCGGCCACCATCTCGGTGACCGCAGGCCCAACCATGTGGACCCCCAGGATCTCGCCGGTCCTGGCCTCGCAGATGACCTTGATGAACCCGTCGGGCAATCCCATGGTCATTGCCCTGCCGTTCCTGCTCAGAGGGAAGCGGGCGACGGATATGTCCCTGCCCTTGGCAGCCGCTTCCTCAGTCAGGCCTACACAAGCCACCTCGGGGTGAAGGAACACACACCTGGGCACTGCCCTGTAGTTCATGCGGCTGGGAAGGCCCAGCGCGTTCTCCGCAGCAACCTGGCCCTCCTCCATGGCGACGTGGGCCAGCATGTAGTTGCCCGCCACATCCCCGACGGCAAAGGCGCCAGGGCGCTCCGTGCGCATGCTCGCATCCACCTTCAAAAAACCCTTGTTGTGGGTGGGTATGCCCTGGGGAGGCCTCGGCCGCCTGCCCACCGCCAGGAGGACGCTCCGGGCGTGCAGCACCTCACTGCCCCCGGTCCCCCCTAGCTCGACAGCAAGGCCCTTTGCCCCTGTCTTGATGCTCAGGAGCTGGGTTTTCGTGCGGACCTCTACCCCCTGTCGTCCTAGCAGGAAGGCAGTGGCATCCCCCACCTCTTTGTCCTCCAGGGGCAGGAGGTGTTCCACAAGTTCCACTACGGTAACCCTTGAGCCCAGGGCCGCGAAGAGCCCCGCATACTCCAGCCCTACCGCCCCGCCCCCCACTACCACGATGCTCTCCGGGATCTCCTCCAGGTCCAGGATATTATCGCTAGTGTATACCCCGGGGAGATTTACCCCTTCCACAGGTGGCACCATTGGCTCGGAGCCTGTGGCTATAATGAGCGAGGTATAGCTGATGGTATCTGTCCCCTGGCCCATTTCCACAGCCACTATGGCTCGCCCTGGCTCCAGGGCTCCCCTGCCCCGCACAAGCACAACGCCCTTTTCCTCCAGGAGCCTCTCCACTCCAGCCTTTAGGGACGACACCACATCATTCTTCCTGGCCACCATCTTCGGGAAGTCCGGGGCAACACCCTGGTTTTTCACACCGTAAGCCTGGGCGGTCCTGGCGATGTCCAGGACGTGAGCGCTCTCCAGCATGGCCTTGGTGGGAATACAGCCCCTGTTGAGGCAGGTCCCGCCGATGTCCCTCTCTTCCACCAGGCAGACACTGGCGCCCAAGGCCCTGGCCCTCAGGGCCGCGCTGTATCCTCCGGGTCCACCCCCAAGTACCACTACGCCTGTGTCCAAGGAGTTCACTCCTTTTCGCTAGAGCATCAAAGCGGGATTCTCCAAGAAGCCCTTGACAGTGCGGAGGAACCGGGCTGCTGTGGCTCCATCCACGCTCCTGTGATCCGCACTTAGGGTAAGCCTCATTGCCGGGACGAACCGCACCCCTTCCGGCGCTGGCCTGGCAACCTGGGCCACACGACCCACCGCCAGGATGGCGCTCTGGGGAGGGTTGAGCACAGCCGTGAAGGCATCGACCCCCAGCATTCCCATGTTCGATACGGTGAAGGTTCCGCCCGCAAAGTCATCAGGCATGAGACGGCCTTCTCGAGCCCTCTCCACCAAGTCCCGGCTGAAGGCGGCTATCTCCCTAAGGGACATGGTCTCGGCCTTGTGTACCACGGGAACCAGGAGTCCTCGTTCCGTATCCACAGCCAGGCCCACGTTGGCGTGCTGGTACACGCGGATCTCCCCGTCCTCGATGGTAGAGTTCACCTCCCTGTGGGCGCACAGGGCCTTGGAGCAGGCCATGACAATCACGTCGGTGATGCTGATCCTGACCGCGCCAGCGCTGGTCTTGAGGTCCTCCCTCAGCTGCAGCGTGTGTGTGGCCTCCACTTCCATCTCAACGTAGTAGTGGGGAGCCGAACGGAAACTCTCCGCCAGCCTTTCCGCGGTAACCCGGCGCGCTGCCGTCATTTCGATCACCTCATAGCCGCTTTCGGGGAACGCCTTTACTGGCTGAACTGTCTCCTCGCCTTGTCTTGCCCTGATAACGTCCTCCTTTGTTATCCGGCCGCCAGGTCCCGTACCCTGGACCCTGCTGAGGTCTACCCCCATCTCATCCGCGATCCTCCTGGCAAGGGGCGATGCCTTGATCTCTTCCCTCACAACCTTCGCCGCGGGGAGCCCAGGGGTCACCGGCCCGGGCTCCGGGGCCTTCTTCCCGCCAGGAACGGGTGGCAGGTCCAGGTTGGAGAGGTCTTCCCCCTCAGTGGCAATAACGGCGATGGTGGTACCCACCGGGACCGTCTCGCCCGCAGGGAACACCACCCTGCCCAGCACGCCAGACACCGGCACCTCGATCTCAATGGTGACCTTCTCCGTCTCTACCACTAGAAGGGGGGCGCCCTTCTCGACAGTGTCCCCCTCCTCTAACAGCCACTTCGCGATCTTCCCTTTTGACATGGTGAGTCCCAGCTGTGGCATTACCACGTTCTTAATCAAGCCTGACCCTCCCATCGCCGCGCATCGGATTCTTACCACTGGTCATTCCGTGGTCTTACCATCCTTCGCCGCAGCCCGCCGTTTTCCTCCTGGCCCAGCCAGTTCGGGAACACAATGGCCCGGCCCCGGCTTCTTTGTGCCTGCCTCCAAGTCTCAGGGCGGGCCTCTAATGGCAGGTAAAGGTCATTTGAGGGGGAAAGCCTGCCTGGCAGTACCCCCCCCGTCTACTACCATTACGCTACTAGGATGTGGGAGGCCTCATCCGAGGCGAGGAAGCCCACGGCCTGGGCCACCTCGGTAGTCATCCCCAACCTCCTGGCGGGTATGTAGCGTGAGGTCTCCTCCAGCATGCCGGCTTTGGTTAAATTGCCCACCACTTGGCCAGTATTCATGACTCAGGTGCTACCGCGTTTACACGGATACCCATGGGTCCGAGTTCAAAGGCCATGGCCCGGGTCAAGAGGTTGACCGCGCCCTTTGAAGCGCAGTATGCGGAGCGGTTCTCGAAACCAAGGGACCCGGAGATGGAACTGGCGTTGATGATGCAACCCCTGCCTCGCCTGGACATTCCCTTTGCTGCTTCCCTGCTCAGGCAGAACACGGCCTTCACGTTGGTCGCCAGGGTCTCCTCCAGGTCCTCGCCGGTGGTCTCCAGGAATGGCTTTCTTAGGACTATGCCCGCGTTGTTCACCAGTACCTCCAGGGTCCCAGCCCTTTTTTGCTTCCTCCACTAGATGCGCCGCCTCCGCCGCTTCGGTGAGATCGGCCTGGAGCACCAGGGCATCCCCTCCCCTCTCCTTTACCATGGCCTTGGTAACTCCAGCCCCTGCTTCATCTCGACAGTAGTGCATGATTACCATGGTCCCGGGCTGGGCCAGGACACCGGCGATGGCTTGGCCCAGGCCCTTGGAGGCCCCCGTTACCAGAAGCACCCTGGACAAGTCTTCTTTCCCCTTCTCCGCCCCTGGACTCCCTCGCCATGCGACAAGCCCCGGGGCGGTGTTCCCGCCTGTGTCCAGTCCCTCCAATAAAGCGTGTTTCCACGGAACCTCACGCAAAACCATCCCAGGGAGTGCCTGTGGGTGGTAAGGATGTGGCACTCCCCCTGACTGCCCGGAGATTCTCCGGACGGCGCCCGGGCCCTCCGGGGGCTCCCGTCCAGGGCCTTGCCACAGGGTCTCCTGAGGACAGAGAATCGCCCCCCTGTCATCCCGGGGGGCAGGTACAAGACCCATCGGGCCTCTTAATCTACTCCGTGCTTAGCCTGACCCCGTAGTGGGCTTCAGCCTCGTTGACGATCCCCCTCATACTCTGGGCAACGCCAGGCTCTATGGGCTCGACCTGGTAGGTCTTGTAGATGCGCTCGGCCTCTTCATAGGCCCTCTCCGTGAAGTCCTTCCCGCCTTCCGCCAGCCAGGACTCGCGGTTCTGCCGGTTAATCAGCTTGTTCATGGATAGCTCTTTCCGGAAGTTCTTGTAGGTGTGCTCATGACTCACGAACTCACCAGCGGCGCCTACCTGCCTGATGACCTCTAGAGCCAGAGTCTCCTCATTCACAGTGATCCCTGTGACGACTTCCTTGATCATGCGA
It encodes:
- a CDS encoding dihydrolipoamide acetyltransferase family protein, which encodes MIKNVVMPQLGLTMSKGKIAKWLLEEGDTVEKGAPLLVVETEKVTIEIEVPVSGVLGRVVFPAGETVPVGTTIAVIATEGEDLSNLDLPPVPGGKKAPEPGPVTPGLPAAKVVREEIKASPLARRIADEMGVDLSRVQGTGPGGRITKEDVIRARQGEETVQPVKAFPESGYEVIEMTAARRVTAERLAESFRSAPHYYVEMEVEATHTLQLREDLKTSAGAVRISITDVIVMACSKALCAHREVNSTIEDGEIRVYQHANVGLAVDTERGLLVPVVHKAETMSLREIAAFSRDLVERAREGRLMPDDFAGGTFTVSNMGMLGVDAFTAVLNPPQSAILAVGRVAQVARPAPEGVRFVPAMRLTLSADHRSVDGATAARFLRTVKGFLENPALML
- a CDS encoding (2Fe-2S)-binding protein → MRVSQHPILEVKKGKPITIRWDGREIPALEGEPVAAALMAAGFLALRKTALRGEPRGVFCAIGRCTDCVMIVDGVSNVRTCVTPARDGMDVRTQMGLEKCGDDHA
- the lpdA gene encoding dihydrolipoyl dehydrogenase — translated: MDTGVVVLGGGPGGYSAALRARALGASVCLVEERDIGGTCLNRGCIPTKAMLESAHVLDIARTAQAYGVKNQGVAPDFPKMVARKNDVVSSLKAGVERLLEEKGVVLVRGRGALEPGRAIVAVEMGQGTDTISYTSLIIATGSEPMVPPVEGVNLPGVYTSDNILDLEEIPESIVVVGGGAVGLEYAGLFAALGSRVTVVELVEHLLPLEDKEVGDATAFLLGRQGVEVRTKTQLLSIKTGAKGLAVELGGTGGSEVLHARSVLLAVGRRPRPPQGIPTHNKGFLKVDASMRTERPGAFAVGDVAGNYMLAHVAMEEGQVAAENALGLPSRMNYRAVPRCVFLHPEVACVGLTEEAAAKGRDISVARFPLSRNGRAMTMGLPDGFIKVICEARTGEILGVHMVGPAVTEMVAGVTAAISLEATYEEMATLIHPHPTVSESVKECMGLFNGKAIHC